A stretch of Aedes aegypti strain LVP_AGWG chromosome 2, AaegL5.0 Primary Assembly, whole genome shotgun sequence DNA encodes these proteins:
- the LOC5573249 gene encoding serine/arginine-rich splicing factor 2 yields MSSYGRPPPRIDGMISLKVDNLTYRTTPDDLRRVFERCGEVGDIYIPRDRHTRESRGFAFVRFYDKRDAQDALDAMDGRMLDGRELRVQMARYGRPTSPQRGGGGGGGRRYGGGRERGRSRDRHRRRSRSLDRPRGGVRRSYSRSRSRSRDRSRSGSKSSRGKESRSRSPLDRGTHY; encoded by the exons GTCGATAACCTTACTTACCGCACGACCCCGGACGATTTGCGACGCGTCTTCGAACGCTGCGGTGAGGTGGGAGACATTTACATTCCTCGTGATCGTCATACGCGCGAAAGCCGTGGCTTTGCGTTTGTCAG ATTCTACGACAAGCGCGACGCTCAGGATGCTCTCGATGCCATGGACGGACGCATGTTGGACGGCAGGGAGTTGCGCGTTCAGATGGCCCGCTATGGACGGCCCACTTCTCCTCAGCGCGGTGGAGGTGGAGGCGGTGGCAGACGATATGGCGGAGGTCGCGAACGTGGCCGTTCCCGTGATCGCCATCGTCGCCGTTCCCGCTCGCTAGATCGTCCCCGTGGCGGAGTTCGTCGATCCTACTCTCGGTCGCGATCCCGCTCCCGGGACCGTTCCCGTTCGGGAAGCAAATCGTCCCGCGGTAAGGAGTCCAGATCCCGCAGCCCACTGGATCGGGGAACGCACTATTAG